One region of Flavobacterium pisciphilum genomic DNA includes:
- a CDS encoding LacI family DNA-binding transcriptional regulator, whose translation MSIITIKKIAELANVSTGTVDRIIHNRGQVAKVNVDKVNAIIKEYGYERNVLASTLTLNKKFHFAVFLPKYDNSDYWKSQIAGIERAALEFGKFGVVLDYFFYNLNTTSFKKTLKKVLEFDCDGLLFAPIFYEESVCFLSKYENKDIPIVMIDSKIASDKEHAYVGQDAFQSGYLAGRLISFAEKDQREVLIFNIAREIENTSVYLQRIYGFYSFFKDHKELLNFNFSEVTIKNSGMNELNEAIFSGINNVFITNSRAHIVAKFLKEKNITGIRIVGYDLLDDNIEYLNSGMIDFLINQRPEEQGYMGINYLYKKIVLHEPVENTHHIPLEVILKENYFPTNKKG comes from the coding sequence ATTAGCATTATAACAATTAAAAAAATAGCAGAACTGGCCAATGTATCAACGGGAACTGTTGATAGGATAATCCATAATCGTGGGCAAGTTGCCAAGGTTAATGTGGATAAAGTAAATGCTATAATTAAGGAATACGGATACGAACGAAATGTTTTGGCGAGTACCCTTACATTGAATAAAAAATTTCATTTTGCTGTTTTTTTACCTAAATACGATAATTCAGATTATTGGAAGAGCCAAATTGCAGGAATAGAAAGAGCCGCTTTAGAGTTTGGTAAATTTGGAGTAGTTTTGGATTATTTCTTTTATAATCTTAATACCACTTCTTTTAAGAAAACGTTGAAGAAAGTATTAGAGTTTGATTGTGATGGATTATTATTTGCTCCAATTTTCTATGAGGAATCTGTTTGTTTTCTTAGCAAATATGAAAATAAAGACATTCCGATTGTTATGATTGACTCTAAAATTGCTAGCGATAAGGAACATGCTTATGTTGGTCAAGATGCTTTTCAGAGTGGTTATTTGGCAGGTAGATTAATTAGTTTTGCCGAAAAGGATCAAAGAGAAGTGCTTATTTTTAATATTGCTAGAGAAATAGAAAACACTTCGGTTTATTTGCAGCGTATTTATGGATTTTATTCTTTTTTTAAGGATCATAAAGAGCTTTTAAATTTTAATTTTTCGGAAGTTACAATCAAAAATTCTGGAATGAATGAATTGAATGAAGCTATTTTTTCGGGTATTAATAACGTTTTTATAACCAATTCTAGAGCTCATATTGTGGCTAAGTTTCTGAAAGAAAAAAATATTACAGGAATTCGTATTGTTGGATATGATTTACTAGATGATAATATTGAATATTTAAATAGTGGAATGATTGATTTTTTAATTAATCAAAGACCAGAAGAGCAGGGGTATATGGGAATTAATTATTTGTATAAAAAAATAGTATTGCATGAACCTGTTGAGAACACTCATCATATTCCTCTTGAGGTTATTCTAAAAGAAAATTATTTCCCTACGAACAAAAAGGGTTAA
- a CDS encoding YhcH/YjgK/YiaL family protein → MIIDSLNNASKYYSLHPNFKRAFDYVNKNNINNLTEGTYEIGTGLKAIVIIGEGTSKQKSIKGFECHDENIDIQISIKGPETFAWKPREKCNNPNGDYSKEKDVRFFHDAPDMFFQLHEKQFAILYPEDVHAAMIGDGMLKKIVIKVKI, encoded by the coding sequence ATGATAATAGATTCATTAAATAATGCTTCAAAATACTACAGTTTACACCCAAATTTCAAAAGAGCATTTGACTACGTAAACAAAAATAATATAAACAATCTAACCGAAGGAACATACGAAATTGGAACTGGCTTAAAAGCAATAGTTATTATAGGCGAAGGCACCTCTAAGCAAAAAAGCATCAAAGGTTTTGAATGTCATGATGAAAATATCGACATACAAATTTCAATAAAAGGCCCCGAAACTTTTGCTTGGAAGCCTAGAGAAAAATGCAATAACCCAAACGGAGACTATAGCAAAGAGAAAGATGTACGTTTTTTTCATGATGCTCCTGATATGTTTTTTCAATTACATGAAAAACAGTTCGCTATTTTATATCCCGAAGATGTTCACGCCGCAATGATTGGTGATGGAATGTTGAAAAAAATTGTAATCAAAGTTAAAATATAA
- a CDS encoding bifunctional 4-hydroxy-2-oxoglutarate aldolase/2-dehydro-3-deoxy-phosphogluconate aldolase: MDNIQNTIDTITRQGILPLYFNTDEIISLAILRALYKAGIKAVEYTNRGPEAVANFKKMVAIRDIEVPGMLLGIGTIKNIEQAKEYYTIGADFFISPGFVPEVAQFLQSKKVLYCPGCMTPTEIITAENAGIKFIKLFPGNILTPKFMSNIKDLFPSLCFMTTGGVDTTHTSIQSWFSAGVSAVGLGSKLITKERTDNGDYDGIENETRKVLQMIEIIQNNHLKHYKSY; this comes from the coding sequence ATGGATAACATTCAGAATACAATAGACACAATAACAAGACAGGGAATTCTTCCGCTTTACTTCAACACGGATGAGATCATTAGTTTAGCCATTCTAAGAGCACTCTATAAAGCAGGAATAAAAGCGGTAGAATATACCAATAGAGGTCCTGAAGCAGTAGCAAATTTCAAAAAAATGGTAGCTATTAGAGATATAGAAGTGCCCGGAATGCTATTAGGAATTGGAACCATAAAAAACATTGAGCAAGCAAAAGAATATTACACTATTGGGGCTGATTTTTTTATAAGCCCCGGTTTCGTTCCCGAAGTTGCCCAATTTTTACAAAGCAAAAAAGTACTTTATTGTCCCGGATGCATGACACCTACAGAAATTATAACTGCTGAGAATGCTGGAATTAAATTTATAAAACTTTTTCCGGGAAACATTCTAACGCCCAAATTCATGAGTAACATTAAAGACCTATTCCCTTCACTATGTTTTATGACAACTGGCGGTGTTGATACCACACACACTAGCATTCAGAGCTGGTTTTCTGCAGGAGTTTCAGCAGTTGGATTGGGAAGTAAACTCATTACTAAAGAACGTACAGACAACGGAGATTACGATGGTATAGAGAACGAAACTAGAAAGGTTTTGCAAATGATTGAGATCATTCAAAACAATCATTTAAAACACTATAAGTCGTATTAA
- a CDS encoding DUF2911 domain-containing protein — MKNFNLLLIILLTAFSVNAQDVNFAPLDTSPVDISYYPNKAVKSKKTDSPSALIKVVYSRPSAKGRAIFGELIPFGKVWRVGANENTEIKFYKPVTIGGVNILPGTYSLFAIPEKDKWTVIINSEIDLWGAYAYDESKDIVRVIVPIKTVSTPIEALSIAFTNKGSVANLVIGWDKTTVEVPITIK; from the coding sequence ATGAAAAACTTTAATTTACTTTTAATTATCTTATTGACAGCATTTTCAGTTAATGCACAAGATGTTAATTTCGCACCATTGGATACAAGTCCAGTTGACATTAGCTATTATCCAAATAAAGCAGTTAAATCTAAAAAAACAGATAGCCCATCTGCTCTCATCAAGGTTGTCTATTCAAGACCCTCAGCAAAAGGGCGTGCCATTTTTGGAGAGCTAATACCGTTTGGTAAAGTTTGGCGTGTTGGGGCTAACGAAAACACAGAAATCAAATTTTACAAACCTGTTACAATCGGGGGTGTAAACATTCTTCCTGGAACTTATAGTTTGTTTGCCATTCCTGAAAAAGACAAATGGACCGTTATTATCAATAGCGAAATAGATTTATGGGGTGCATATGCTTATGATGAAAGTAAAGATATTGTTAGAGTAATTGTTCCAATTAAAACAGTATCTACTCCAATTGAAGCTTTATCAATTGCTTTTACCAACAAAGGTTCAGTAGCCAATCTAGTAATTGGTTGGGATAAAACAACTGTTGAAGTTCCGATAACTATTAAATAA
- a CDS encoding AraC family transcriptional regulator: MERFIQHTPLFIRHFTTETWPFPVHNHNHFELVFIHSGNGLHQLNGGEVTYKGPCIFLLCPSDYHLFIIDKETEFSVLKFNNRYLDGTSSDTAKNEWNKVLDQLLGISNTQDGKLVDSAQELDKINHLMRLIVSEWDGGSKNGSHEVLLYLIRSVFAVIKKNAFQSLGTNAILNEGLLVGIMNYIHKEIRVPTNLNLMVLSTHFNMAPNHLSSLFKRQTGGSIKKYIDDYKYKLIENRLKHSAVLMKEISNEFGFSDVSHFNKFLKKQTGLNPKDVRKMYNVRSEM, translated from the coding sequence CAATCATTTTGAGCTTGTTTTTATTCACTCAGGTAATGGATTGCATCAGCTAAATGGAGGTGAAGTGACGTATAAAGGCCCTTGCATTTTTTTGTTATGTCCATCAGACTACCATCTTTTTATAATAGATAAAGAAACGGAGTTTAGTGTATTAAAATTTAACAATCGTTATCTTGACGGAACATCATCTGATACTGCTAAAAATGAATGGAATAAAGTCTTAGATCAATTGCTTGGTATAAGTAATACTCAGGATGGGAAACTGGTTGACTCTGCCCAAGAGTTAGACAAAATAAATCATCTTATGCGGCTGATTGTTAGCGAATGGGATGGAGGGAGTAAGAATGGTTCTCACGAAGTCCTTCTGTATCTAATACGTAGTGTATTTGCGGTAATCAAGAAAAATGCTTTTCAGTCTTTAGGTACTAATGCAATTTTGAATGAAGGCTTGCTTGTTGGGATTATGAATTATATACACAAGGAGATTCGTGTGCCAACTAATTTGAATCTGATGGTTTTATCAACTCATTTTAATATGGCTCCCAATCATTTAAGTAGTTTGTTTAAGCGACAAACGGGTGGCTCTATTAAAAAATATATTGATGATTATAAGTATAAATTGATTGAAAATCGTCTGAAACACAGTGCTGTTTTAATGAAGGAAATAAGTAATGAGTTTGGATTTTCGGATGTAAGTCATTTTAATAAATTTCTAAAAAAACAAACTGGGCTTAATCCAAAGGATGTTCGGAAAATGTATAATGTGAGAAGTGAAATGTAA